A single Ptiloglossa arizonensis isolate GNS036 chromosome 2, iyPtiAriz1_principal, whole genome shotgun sequence DNA region contains:
- the Mlc2 gene encoding myosin regulatory light chain 2, with protein sequence MADKEKKKKTKKKEEAAPAAPPPEPEPAPPPAEEKPPTPTGTPKESGSTRASSRGSRKAKRTGSSVFSMFTQKQVAEFKEAFQLMDADKDGIIGKNDLRATFDSVGRLVTDKELDDMLNEAPAPINFTQLLNLFATRMSGSGTDDDETVIAAFSTFDVDGKIDGERLRHALMTYGDKFTAKEVDDAYDNMYIDDKGFIDTQSLIAMLTGTGDEDEE encoded by the exons ATG GCggataaagaaaagaagaaaaagactaAAAAGAAGGAAGAGGCAGCACCAGCTGCTCCTCCACCTGAACCTGAACCAGCCCCACCCCCAGCGGAAGAAAAGCCGCCGACTCCTACTGGTACACCTAAGGAATCTGGTTCGACTAGAGCAAGCAGTCGTGGTAGCCGCAAAGCCAAACGTACTGGATCCAGTGTGTTTTCTATGTTTACACAGAAACAGGTTGCCGAATTTAAAGAG GCATTCCAACTTATGGATGCAGACAAGGACGGTATAATCGGAAAGAACGACCTGCGTGCGACTTTTGATTCCGTTGGTCGGCTTGTCACTGACAAAGAACTTGATGATATGCTGAACGAGGCACCTGCGCCGATCAactttactcaattattaaatcTGTTCGCAACTCGCATGTCGGGATCAG GCACGGATGATGATGAAACCGTAATTGCTGCCTTTAGCACCTTTGACGTGGACGGTAAAATTGACGGTGAAAG attGAGGCACGCTTTAATGACGTATGGTGACAAATTTACCGCAAAAGAAGTCGACGATGCATACGACAATATGTATATTGACGATAAAGGTTTCATCGACACGCAAAGCCTTATCGCGATGCTGACTGGTACGGGCGACGAAGACGAGGAATAA